The Salegentibacter mishustinae genomic interval AATCAGCGTGAAGATTTTCATGATATAGATAATTTTATTTTATCGAGCTACACCATTCATAATATGTTGACGATTTTTTCGAAATGCCCAATTCGCAATACATTCAAGGCAAAGATTGATTAGCTATATTAAAAGTACAGGTTGTGCTGTAGATTAAAAATGATTTCCATCAGCAAACCACCTCTGATAGAGAGAATTAAATTTAATAATACAGGGGGGAGGTTCCCTCTTTCCATTTTAGAAAAAAGAAGGAACCATAAGCTTTTGATGATAAATGAAGATGGTTATTTTGAATAAGCACCAGAGGAGTAGGTCAATTCGTAACTGTGAGTGTAAATTTCAAAAACAATCCCGAAAGGATCTTCAACATAACACATTTTATAAGGTTTCTCGTTGGGGTAATATTCCCTAATGGGCATTCGTTGTTTTCCGCCAAAGGAAACTATTTTATCGATTAGATTTTCTATGTCCGGGTCCTGGACGCAAAAATGAAAAAGTCCGGTATTAAAAGGGTTAAATTCAGGTGCCTTTTTTATTCCGTGTGGAAAAGAAAATAACTCAATTCCAATGCCGTCAGAGGTAGACAAATGAGCGATCTCAAATTCTTCCCAATCTTCACCAAAAACGTCTATGCACATTTGTCCAATTGCTGTATCTCTTTCCTTTTTTACAGTGGAAGGTTTCATAATAATATACCATCCCATAACCTCTGAGTAAAAACGAACAGCTTCTTTTATATTGGGGACGGTTATCCCAATATGGGAAAATGATTTTGGATAAGTTTCTTGTTTTTTCATCATTATTTAATTTTTACAGTGCAAATTAAGATTATATTTGTCTGTAAAACAATAAGTTACCTAAAAGTGATATAGGTGACTAAACGGGTTAAATGCTATTAACCAGATATTTATAATTTTAAAATGACTAAAATTTATTGCCCTCTTAACTACACTATGAACCTGATTGGCACAAAATGGAAGCCTTTAGTCTTGTTTCATCTTCTGGAAGGTCCAGTTCGCTCTGGAGTGTTGTAGAAGAAAATCCCAGAAATTTCCAATAAGATGTTTACCCAAACAGTTAGGGAATTAGAAAGGGATAAACTTATAAGCAGGCAGGTATTTCCGGTTGTTCCTCCAAAAGTAGAATATGAATTAACAGCAAAGGGTAAATCTCTGGAAGTTATATTAAAAGGTATGGATGCCTGGGGAAAAGAAATGTCTGCCCACAATTAAACACCATAAATCAAATTGTCTCATATTTCAGCGTAAAAATAAAATCCAGGAAATCTCATCTAAATCACCTTCTCTGCCAGATAGCGTTGTACAGCATAGATATCAATACTTTTGTTGAACTTTTTACTTACACTGGGTTCATTTTCACTGGAGATCCAGATCTTAAGTTCGGCATCAAGATCAAAAGTGCCGGCGGTTTCCAAAGAAAAACGTGAAATATGGCGGTAAGGCAGGGAAAGATATTCCTGTTTTTTTCCTGTTAAACCTTGAATATCTATTAGAATTAGGCGTTTATTGGTGAACATAAAGATATCGCGAAGTAGAGAAAATCCCAGTTCTATTTCTTCTGATTCGGTGAGTAAACGACCAT includes:
- a CDS encoding PH domain-containing protein, which codes for MSLFNKIMGNAGSISKEQLDEKYGRLLTESEEIELGFSLLRDIFMFTNKRLILIDIQGLTGKKQEYLSLPYRHISRFSLETAGTFDLDAELKIWISSENEPSVSKKFNKSIDIYAVQRYLAEKVI
- a CDS encoding lactoylglutathione lyase family protein; its protein translation is MKKQETYPKSFSHIGITVPNIKEAVRFYSEVMGWYIIMKPSTVKKERDTAIGQMCIDVFGEDWEEFEIAHLSTSDGIGIELFSFPHGIKKAPEFNPFNTGLFHFCVQDPDIENLIDKIVSFGGKQRMPIREYYPNEKPYKMCYVEDPFGIVFEIYTHSYELTYSSGAYSK